In Pseudomonas putida, a genomic segment contains:
- a CDS encoding copper chaperone PCu(A)C, whose protein sequence is MLKHALVLAALLLPGAYANAHEYTVGDLHIAHPWSLQLPPNAPNVAAYFVVHNNGKADDRLLSVDSPISDDVQLHEHAQAASGAMQMRQVADVAVPAGKDVTFAPSAYHVMLMQPKDRSLLSDGKRFPLTLHFEKAGDVTVEVAVQKQPPGDQPAAHEHAH, encoded by the coding sequence ATGCTCAAGCATGCCCTCGTACTGGCTGCCCTGCTGCTGCCTGGCGCCTACGCCAATGCTCACGAATACACCGTCGGCGACCTGCATATCGCCCATCCATGGTCGCTGCAGCTGCCACCGAACGCCCCCAACGTCGCGGCCTATTTCGTCGTGCACAACAACGGCAAGGCCGATGATCGCCTGCTTTCGGTCGACAGCCCGATCAGCGACGACGTCCAACTGCACGAGCACGCCCAGGCCGCCAGCGGCGCCATGCAGATGCGTCAGGTCGCCGACGTCGCGGTGCCTGCTGGCAAGGACGTGACCTTCGCCCCCAGCGCCTACCATGTGATGCTCATGCAACCGAAGGACCGCAGCCTGCTCAGCGACGGCAAGCGCTTCCCGCTGACCCTGCACTTCGAGAAGGCCGGCGACGTCACCGTCGAGGTGGCCGTGCAGAAGCAGCCGCCTGGCGATCAGCCAGCGGCGCACGAACACGCGCACTGA
- a CDS encoding SPFH domain-containing protein yields the protein MTSLIVVGALAVFVLITVFKGVRIVPQGEEWIVERLGRYHSTLKPGLNIVIPYMDVVAYRLPTKDIILDVQQQEIITRDNAVIVANALCFAKVVDPQKASYGVQNFSFAVTSLTMTSLRAIVGAMDLDEALSSREQIKARLREAMSEQTEDWGVTVRSVEIQDIKPSENMQMAMERQAAAERERKADVTRAEGAKQAAILEAEARLQSAKLDAEAQINLAEASARAISLVKEAVGSETVPAMYLLGERYIGAMENLAGSDNAKVVVLPADLQETVRGLMGRSKV from the coding sequence ATGACCAGCCTCATCGTCGTCGGCGCCCTCGCCGTGTTCGTACTGATCACCGTGTTCAAGGGCGTGCGCATCGTGCCCCAGGGCGAAGAGTGGATCGTCGAGCGCCTGGGCCGTTACCACAGCACGCTCAAGCCCGGCCTGAACATCGTCATCCCCTACATGGATGTGGTCGCCTACCGCCTGCCGACCAAGGACATCATCCTCGACGTCCAGCAGCAGGAAATCATCACCCGCGACAACGCCGTGATCGTCGCCAATGCCCTGTGCTTCGCCAAGGTGGTCGACCCGCAGAAGGCCTCCTATGGCGTGCAGAACTTCTCGTTCGCCGTCACCAGCCTGACCATGACCTCGCTGCGCGCCATCGTCGGCGCCATGGACCTCGACGAAGCGCTGTCGAGCCGCGAGCAGATCAAGGCACGCCTGCGCGAAGCGATGTCCGAGCAAACCGAAGACTGGGGCGTGACCGTGCGCTCGGTGGAAATCCAGGACATCAAACCCTCCGAGAACATGCAGATGGCCATGGAACGCCAGGCGGCCGCCGAGCGTGAACGTAAAGCCGACGTGACCCGTGCCGAAGGTGCCAAGCAGGCGGCTATCCTCGAGGCCGAGGCGCGGCTGCAATCGGCCAAGCTCGACGCCGAAGCGCAGATCAACCTGGCCGAGGCTTCGGCGCGGGCAATCTCGCTGGTCAAGGAAGCCGTGGGCAGCGAGACGGTGCCGGCCATGTACTTGCTGGGCGAACGCTACATCGGCGCCATGGAGAACCTGGCGGGCAGCGACAACGCCAAGGTCGTGGTGCTGCCGGCCGACCTGCAGGAGACCGTGCGCGGGCTGATGGGCCGCAGCAAGGTCTGA
- a CDS encoding cobalt-precorrin-5B (C(1))-methyltransferase, with translation MREETHEQPAPLRSGLTTGSCATATSLAAARLLLTGEGSDAVSITLPKGKVVQMRLEFCRRDGERAEAGTLKDAGDDPDVTHGALLYSQVRLLDAPGIRFVAGVGVGTVTRPGLVLAVGEPAINPVPRRMISEHLQQLADACSYAGGFEVTVNVQDGEQLALKTMNPRLGILGGLSILGTSGIVRPFSCSAYIASIHQGIDVAHTNGYTHIAACTGNASEDCMRRVYGLPEIALIEMGDFVGAVLKHLRKVPVARLTLCGGFGKISKLAAGHMDLHSRHSSIDLPQLAGWAADIGADTELQAAIVAANTSQQALALAHAAGIALGDAVCAHALAFARSVVPAQVQVEVFAIDRQGGIVGKAGVQ, from the coding sequence ATGCGTGAAGAAACCCACGAACAACCGGCGCCCCTGCGCAGCGGCCTGACCACCGGCAGCTGCGCCACCGCCACCAGCCTGGCCGCGGCACGCCTGCTGCTCACCGGCGAAGGCAGCGACGCGGTCAGCATTACCCTGCCCAAAGGCAAAGTGGTACAGATGCGCCTGGAGTTCTGTCGACGCGATGGCGAGCGCGCCGAGGCCGGTACGCTCAAGGATGCCGGCGACGACCCCGACGTCACCCACGGCGCCTTGCTCTATAGCCAGGTGCGACTGCTGGACGCCCCCGGCATCCGCTTCGTCGCCGGCGTGGGCGTCGGTACCGTCACCCGCCCCGGGCTGGTACTCGCGGTGGGTGAGCCTGCGATCAACCCGGTGCCACGGCGCATGATCAGCGAGCACCTGCAGCAATTGGCCGACGCCTGCAGCTATGCCGGCGGCTTCGAAGTCACGGTGAACGTGCAGGACGGCGAGCAACTGGCGTTGAAGACCATGAACCCGCGCCTGGGCATTCTCGGCGGGTTGTCGATTCTCGGCACCAGCGGCATCGTCCGGCCGTTTTCCTGCTCGGCATACATCGCCTCGATCCACCAGGGCATCGATGTCGCCCACACCAATGGCTACACGCACATCGCCGCCTGCACCGGCAACGCCAGCGAAGACTGCATGCGCCGGGTCTATGGGTTGCCGGAAATCGCCCTGATCGAGATGGGCGACTTCGTCGGCGCGGTGCTCAAGCACCTGCGCAAGGTGCCGGTGGCGCGGCTGACCCTGTGCGGCGGCTTCGGCAAGATCAGCAAGCTGGCCGCCGGGCACATGGACCTGCACAGCCGCCACTCGAGCATCGACCTGCCGCAATTGGCCGGCTGGGCCGCCGACATCGGCGCCGACACCGAGCTGCAGGCAGCGATCGTCGCGGCCAATACCAGCCAGCAGGCTCTGGCGCTGGCCCACGCCGCCGGCATCGCCCTGGGCGACGCGGTGTGCGCGCACGCCCTGGCCTTCGCGCGCAGCGTGGTGCCGGCCCAGGTCCAGGTCGAGGTGTTCGCCATCGACCGCCAGGGCGGCATCGTTGGCAAGGCAGGCGTGCAATGA
- the cycA gene encoding D-serine/D-alanine/glycine transporter, whose protein sequence is MTQTSPTAPDEQHLQRNLTNRHIQLIAIGGAIGTGLFMGSGKTISLAGPSILFVYMIIGFMLFFVMRAMGELLLSNLNYKSFIDFSADLLGPWAGYFTGWTYWFCWVVTGIADVVAIAAYTQFWFPDLPQWKPALACVAVLLSLNLVTVKLFGEMEFWFALIKIVAILGLVATGLYMVVTGFTSPSGSTAQLANLWNDGGMFPNGLMGFFAGFQIAVFAFVGIELVGTTAAEAKNPERTLPRAINSIPIRIIVFYVLALIAIMAVTPWRDVVPGKSPFVELFVLAGLPAAASIINFVVLTSAASSANSGVFSTSRMLYGLAQEGDAPQAFERLSRRAVPANGLYFSCACLLLGAVLIYLVPDVVEAFTLVTTVSAVLFMFVWTLILLSYLSYRKQRAALHQASRYKMPGGRFMCYVCLAFFAFILVLLSLESDTRAALVVTPIWFVVLAITYQFVRSKRHPRTAVRNG, encoded by the coding sequence ATGACGCAAACTTCACCCACAGCGCCAGATGAACAACATCTGCAGCGCAACCTGACCAACCGCCACATCCAGTTGATCGCCATCGGCGGCGCCATCGGCACCGGCCTGTTCATGGGCTCGGGCAAGACCATCAGCCTGGCCGGGCCGTCGATCCTGTTCGTCTACATGATCATCGGCTTCATGCTGTTCTTCGTCATGCGTGCGATGGGCGAGTTGCTGCTGTCGAACCTCAACTACAAGTCGTTCATCGATTTCTCGGCGGACCTGCTCGGCCCCTGGGCCGGCTATTTCACCGGCTGGACCTATTGGTTCTGCTGGGTGGTCACCGGGATCGCCGACGTAGTGGCGATCGCCGCCTACACGCAGTTCTGGTTCCCCGACCTGCCGCAGTGGAAACCGGCGCTGGCCTGCGTGGCCGTGCTGCTGTCGCTGAACCTGGTCACGGTGAAACTGTTCGGCGAGATGGAATTCTGGTTCGCCCTGATCAAGATCGTCGCCATCCTCGGCCTGGTTGCCACCGGCCTGTACATGGTCGTCACCGGCTTCACCTCGCCCAGCGGCAGCACCGCGCAACTGGCCAACCTGTGGAACGATGGCGGCATGTTCCCCAACGGCTTGATGGGCTTCTTCGCCGGCTTCCAGATCGCCGTGTTCGCCTTCGTCGGCATCGAGCTGGTCGGCACCACCGCCGCCGAGGCGAAGAACCCCGAGCGCACCTTGCCGCGAGCGATCAACTCGATCCCCATCCGCATCATCGTGTTCTACGTGCTAGCCTTGATCGCCATCATGGCGGTCACCCCATGGCGCGACGTGGTACCGGGCAAGAGCCCGTTCGTCGAACTGTTCGTGCTGGCCGGCCTGCCAGCGGCGGCCAGCATCATCAACTTCGTGGTGCTGACGTCGGCGGCGTCGTCGGCCAACAGCGGCGTATTCTCCACCAGCCGGATGCTCTACGGCCTGGCCCAGGAAGGCGATGCACCGCAAGCGTTCGAGCGCCTGTCGCGGCGCGCCGTGCCGGCCAACGGCCTGTACTTCTCCTGCGCCTGCCTGCTGCTGGGCGCGGTGCTGATCTACCTGGTACCCGATGTGGTCGAAGCCTTCACCCTGGTCACCACGGTGTCGGCGGTGCTGTTCATGTTCGTCTGGACACTGATCCTGCTGTCGTACCTGAGCTACCGCAAGCAACGTGCGGCGCTGCACCAGGCATCGCGCTACAAGATGCCGGGCGGGCGCTTCATGTGCTACGTGTGCCTGGCGTTCTTCGCCTTCATCCTGGTGCTGCTGAGCCTGGAGTCGGACACCCGCGCGGCGCTCGTCGTAACGCCGATCTGGTTCGTGGTGCTGGCGATCACCTACCAGTTCGTGCGCAGCAAGCGCCATCCCCGCACCGCGGTGCGTAACGGCTGA
- a CDS encoding PepSY-associated TM helix domain-containing protein gives MSGTRVSFYNLAWRWHFYAGLFVAPFMILLAITGIIYLFKPQLDPWMYRDLMVVEAGHHRQGADTLLAEVRKAYPQGHVGQYLPPVDAERSAQFVVHDAGRELNVFVDPYSAKVLGEQDAKQNLQAIARALHGELMVGTVGDRLVELAAGWGIVLVVSGLYLWWPRGRNAKGVLWPRVGAKGRVLWRDLHAVSGFWGSALLLLMLLSGMTWTGMWGKQYADVWNRFPAAMWNDVPKSDRQAGELNNAHRQTVPWAMENTPMPQSGAHAEHAGHHMMSDMPAAPQVSLQQVEDIASARKVEPGYSITLPTTADGVFTVSVFADDPRNDATLHVDQYTGEVLADVRWAHYNPVARATELGVMLHEGKMFGALNQIVILLVCLMILLGSVSGLVMWWKRRPQGGLGVPPLRHDLPRWKTAVGVMLVLGVLFPLVGVSMVVMWVVDSLVVRRRRLLASA, from the coding sequence ATGAGCGGAACACGCGTTTCCTTCTACAACCTGGCCTGGCGTTGGCACTTCTATGCCGGGCTGTTCGTCGCCCCTTTCATGATCCTGCTGGCGATCACCGGGATCATCTACCTGTTCAAGCCACAGCTGGACCCGTGGATGTACCGCGACCTGATGGTCGTCGAGGCCGGCCACCACCGACAGGGCGCCGACACGCTCCTGGCCGAGGTGCGCAAGGCCTACCCACAAGGCCATGTCGGCCAGTACCTGCCGCCGGTCGACGCCGAGCGCAGCGCGCAGTTCGTGGTGCATGACGCTGGCCGCGAACTGAATGTGTTCGTCGACCCATACAGCGCCAAGGTGCTTGGCGAGCAGGACGCCAAGCAGAACCTGCAAGCCATCGCCCGCGCCCTGCATGGCGAGCTGATGGTCGGCACGGTCGGCGACCGCCTGGTGGAGCTGGCGGCCGGCTGGGGCATCGTGCTGGTGGTGTCCGGCCTGTACCTGTGGTGGCCGCGCGGGCGCAACGCCAAGGGCGTGCTATGGCCGCGGGTCGGCGCCAAGGGGCGCGTGCTCTGGCGCGACCTGCACGCGGTGAGCGGGTTCTGGGGCTCGGCGCTGCTGCTGTTGATGCTGCTCAGCGGCATGACCTGGACCGGCATGTGGGGCAAGCAGTACGCCGATGTGTGGAACCGCTTCCCGGCAGCCATGTGGAACGATGTGCCCAAGTCGGACCGCCAGGCAGGCGAACTGAACAACGCCCACCGCCAGACCGTGCCTTGGGCGATGGAGAACACGCCGATGCCCCAGTCCGGGGCGCATGCCGAACATGCCGGGCATCACATGATGTCCGACATGCCGGCCGCGCCGCAGGTCAGCCTGCAACAGGTCGAGGACATCGCCAGCGCGCGCAAGGTCGAACCTGGCTACAGCATCACCCTGCCGACCACCGCCGACGGTGTGTTCACCGTTTCGGTGTTCGCCGACGACCCGCGCAACGATGCCACCTTGCATGTCGACCAGTACACCGGGGAAGTGCTGGCCGACGTGCGCTGGGCCCACTACAACCCGGTGGCACGGGCCACCGAGCTGGGGGTGATGCTGCACGAGGGCAAGATGTTCGGGGCGCTGAACCAGATCGTCATCCTGCTGGTGTGCCTGATGATTCTGCTGGGTTCGGTGAGCGGCCTGGTGATGTGGTGGAAGCGCCGGCCCCAGGGCGGGCTGGGCGTGCCGCCGCTGCGCCATGACCTGCCGCGCTGGAAGACCGCCGTGGGGGTGATGCTGGTGCTCGGGGTGTTGTTCCCGCTGGTGGGGGTGTCGATGGTGGTCATGTGGGTGGTCGATAGCCTGGTGGTGAGGCGCCGTCGGCTGCTGGCCAGCGCCTGA
- the cbiE gene encoding precorrin-6y C5,15-methyltransferase (decarboxylating) subunit CbiE yields MAPWLTVVGIGEDGFSGLGKQSRRALLGATRIIGSPRQLALLPRCVSATRQNWPSPFSLDPVLALRGEPVCVLASGDPMFYGVGASLARQVAAEEMQVLSMPSSCALAAARLGWPLQDLQVVSLVARPLAALNAHLYSGLRLLVLSNDGHSPAAVAALLRERGFGPSRLHVLEHLGGNAERQLSGCADDWPHPQVADLNLLAIECQASADAPRLSRIAGLPDDAFRHDGQLTKRDVRAITLARLAPQPGQLLWDVGAGCGSIGIEWMRAHPACRTLAIEADEGRQGFIEHNRDALGVPGLQLVRGKAPEALAELERPDAIFIGGGVTRDGVLALCWDRLRPGGRLVANAVTLQSELALAHFRERHGGELTRLHVAQAQPLGAFDTWRQALPITLLDVVKPADA; encoded by the coding sequence ATGGCACCCTGGCTGACAGTAGTAGGCATCGGCGAAGACGGCTTCAGCGGCCTCGGCAAGCAATCCCGTCGGGCCCTGCTCGGCGCCACGCGAATCATCGGCAGCCCACGGCAACTGGCACTGCTGCCGCGCTGCGTGAGCGCCACCCGCCAGAACTGGCCCAGCCCATTCTCCCTGGACCCGGTGCTGGCGCTGCGCGGCGAGCCGGTGTGCGTGCTGGCCAGTGGCGATCCGATGTTCTATGGCGTCGGTGCCAGCCTTGCGCGCCAGGTCGCGGCCGAGGAGATGCAGGTGCTGTCGATGCCGTCGTCCTGCGCCCTCGCCGCCGCCCGCCTGGGCTGGCCGTTGCAGGACCTGCAGGTGGTGTCGCTGGTGGCACGGCCACTGGCGGCGCTCAATGCCCATTTATACAGCGGCCTGCGCCTGTTGGTGCTGAGCAACGATGGCCACAGCCCCGCCGCCGTCGCTGCGCTGTTGCGCGAGCGCGGCTTCGGGCCCAGCCGCCTGCATGTGCTCGAGCACCTCGGTGGCAACGCCGAGCGCCAGCTATCGGGCTGCGCCGATGATTGGCCGCACCCTCAGGTTGCCGACCTCAACCTGCTCGCCATCGAGTGCCAGGCCAGCGCCGATGCGCCTCGCCTGTCACGGATAGCCGGCCTTCCCGATGACGCATTTCGCCATGACGGCCAACTGACCAAACGCGACGTGCGCGCCATCACCCTGGCCCGCCTGGCGCCACAACCGGGCCAGTTGCTGTGGGACGTCGGTGCAGGCTGCGGCTCGATCGGCATCGAGTGGATGCGCGCGCATCCAGCCTGTCGCACGCTGGCCATCGAAGCCGATGAGGGCCGCCAGGGCTTCATCGAGCACAATCGCGACGCGCTCGGCGTGCCCGGCCTGCAACTGGTGCGCGGCAAGGCGCCGGAGGCGCTGGCCGAGCTCGAGCGGCCCGACGCGATCTTCATCGGCGGCGGCGTCACTCGCGATGGCGTACTGGCGCTGTGCTGGGACCGCCTGCGCCCCGGCGGACGCCTGGTGGCCAACGCGGTGACCTTGCAAAGCGAGCTGGCCCTGGCGCATTTCCGCGAGCGCCACGGCGGCGAGCTGACCCGCCTCCATGTCGCCCAGGCCCAGCCGCTGGGCGCCTTCGATACCTGGCGCCAGGCCCTGCCGATCACCTTGCTCGACGTGGTGAAGCCTGCCGATGCGTGA
- a CDS encoding TonB-dependent copper receptor, producing MSGCTPVSALSLRGTFAALCGSLIAPLALAAEPGHEGHEQTSPELSPTVITALAPSSPLTVVTNPKDPRQPVPASDGADYLKTIPGFSAIRAGGTNGDPVLRGMFGSRLNILTNGGVMLGACPNRMDAPTSYISPETYDRLTVIKGPQSVIWGPGGSAGTILFEREPERFGSLGSRVNASLLAGSNGRFDKVLDAAAGNSQAYARFVGNQSRSDDYQDGNGDTVPSRWEKWNGDVTLGWTPDQDTLLELTAGKGDGEARYAGRGMDGAQFKRESLGLRFEKSNLGEVLDKVEAQVYYNYADHVMDNYSLRTPSGTGMMAGPMAAAVDRRTLGARIKATWRWADVQLISGIDAQTNEHRARSAMGVDTYKNEPWTKDADFHNYGAFGELTWYATGEDRLITGLRLDRASARDFRDDSATNGNTRADTLPSGFVRYEHDLTALPATTYVGLGHAQRFPDYWELFSPDQGPAGSLNAFDSIKPEKTTQLDFGIQYRDARLEAWASGYVGQVRDYILFDYRSAMMGMSSTQAQNIDARIMGGELGAAYKLTEQWKADATLAYAWGKNSSDGKALPQMPPLESRLGLTYSRDTWSAGALWRLVAAQNRISENQGNVVGKDYDKSAGFGVFSLNGAYKVNNNLKLSAGVDNLFDKTYAEHLNLAGNAGFGYPATDPQPVNEPGRTFWTKVDFSF from the coding sequence ATGTCCGGCTGCACCCCTGTATCCGCCCTGTCCCTGCGAGGGACCTTCGCTGCCCTGTGCGGCTCGCTGATCGCGCCCCTGGCCCTGGCTGCCGAGCCAGGCCATGAAGGCCATGAGCAAACATCGCCCGAACTGAGCCCGACGGTGATCACCGCGCTGGCGCCGAGCTCGCCGCTGACCGTGGTCACCAACCCCAAGGACCCACGCCAGCCGGTGCCGGCCAGCGATGGCGCCGACTACCTCAAGACCATCCCGGGGTTCTCCGCCATCCGTGCCGGCGGCACCAACGGCGACCCGGTGCTGCGCGGCATGTTCGGCTCGCGCCTGAACATCCTCACCAACGGTGGCGTGATGCTCGGCGCCTGCCCCAACCGCATGGACGCGCCGACCTCGTACATTTCACCGGAAACCTACGACCGCCTCACCGTGATCAAAGGTCCGCAAAGCGTGATCTGGGGCCCAGGCGGCTCGGCCGGTACCATCCTCTTCGAACGCGAACCGGAACGATTCGGCAGTCTCGGCAGCCGCGTCAACGCCAGCCTGCTGGCCGGCTCCAACGGCCGCTTCGACAAGGTGCTCGATGCCGCCGCCGGTAACAGCCAGGCGTATGCACGCTTCGTCGGCAACCAGTCACGCTCCGACGACTACCAGGATGGCAACGGTGATACCGTGCCGTCGCGCTGGGAGAAGTGGAACGGCGACGTGACCCTGGGTTGGACCCCCGACCAGGACACCCTGCTCGAACTCACCGCCGGCAAGGGCGATGGCGAGGCGCGCTATGCCGGGCGTGGCATGGACGGCGCGCAGTTCAAGCGCGAAAGCCTCGGCCTGCGCTTTGAAAAGTCCAACCTGGGCGAGGTGCTCGACAAGGTCGAGGCACAGGTCTACTACAACTACGCCGACCATGTGATGGACAACTACAGCCTGCGCACGCCGTCGGGCACCGGCATGATGGCCGGCCCCATGGCCGCGGCCGTGGACCGCCGCACCCTGGGCGCGCGCATCAAGGCGACCTGGCGCTGGGCCGATGTGCAACTGATCAGCGGCATCGACGCACAGACCAACGAGCACCGCGCCCGCAGCGCCATGGGTGTCGACACCTACAAGAACGAGCCCTGGACCAAGGACGCCGACTTCCACAACTACGGTGCCTTCGGCGAACTCACCTGGTACGCCACCGGCGAGGATCGGTTGATCACCGGCCTGCGCCTGGACCGCGCCTCGGCGCGGGATTTTCGCGACGACAGCGCCACCAACGGCAACACCCGCGCCGACACCCTGCCCAGCGGCTTCGTACGCTACGAACATGACCTGACTGCACTGCCAGCCACCACCTACGTCGGGCTCGGCCATGCCCAACGCTTCCCTGACTACTGGGAGCTGTTTTCCCCGGACCAGGGCCCTGCCGGCTCGCTCAACGCCTTCGACAGCATCAAGCCGGAGAAGACCACCCAGCTCGACTTCGGCATCCAGTACCGCGACGCGCGCCTGGAGGCCTGGGCCTCGGGTTATGTCGGGCAGGTCCGCGACTACATCCTGTTCGACTATCGCAGCGCCATGATGGGCATGAGCAGCACCCAGGCACAGAACATCGACGCCCGCATCATGGGCGGTGAACTGGGCGCGGCGTACAAGCTCACCGAGCAGTGGAAGGCCGACGCCACCCTGGCCTACGCCTGGGGCAAGAACAGCAGTGACGGCAAGGCCCTGCCGCAGATGCCACCTCTGGAAAGCCGCCTGGGCCTGACCTATAGCCGCGACACCTGGAGTGCCGGTGCCCTGTGGCGACTGGTGGCGGCGCAGAACCGCATCTCCGAAAACCAGGGCAACGTGGTCGGCAAGGACTACGACAAGAGTGCCGGCTTCGGCGTGTTCTCGCTCAACGGCGCCTACAAGGTGAACAACAACCTCAAGCTCAGCGCGGGGGTCGACAACCTGTTCGACAAGACCTACGCCGAGCACCTGAACCTGGCCGGGAATGCCGGGTTCGGCTACCCGGCCACCGATCCACAGCCGGTGAACGAGCCAGGCAGGACCTTCTGGACCAAGGTCGATTTCAGCTTCTGA
- a CDS encoding NfeD family protein — protein MEMQWWIWLVFGIGLTLLELVLPTFFIIWFGIGAVLVSLIALAVPSLQLDMQVLLWVLFSSLTTVLWFKLFRRKKPDVRWTADSVIGEVGLLTGSVSQFQKGRVRFQKPILGNEEWSCVADSDIPAGERVRLVAIEGNIARVVRA, from the coding sequence ATGGAAATGCAATGGTGGATCTGGCTGGTCTTCGGCATCGGCCTGACCCTGCTCGAACTGGTCCTGCCAACGTTCTTCATCATCTGGTTTGGCATCGGCGCCGTACTGGTCTCGCTCATCGCCCTCGCCGTACCCAGCTTGCAACTCGACATGCAGGTGCTGCTGTGGGTGCTGTTCTCGTCGTTGACCACCGTGCTGTGGTTCAAGCTGTTCCGGCGCAAGAAGCCGGACGTGCGCTGGACCGCCGACAGCGTCATCGGTGAGGTCGGCCTGCTGACCGGTAGCGTTTCGCAATTCCAGAAAGGCCGCGTGCGCTTCCAGAAACCGATCCTCGGCAACGAGGAGTGGAGTTGCGTCGCCGACAGCGACATCCCCGCCGGCGAGCGCGTGCGCCTCGTCGCCATCGAAGGCAACATCGCCCGGGTCGTTCGCGCCTGA
- a CDS encoding cobalt-precorrin-6A reductase encodes MSRRILLLGGVTEALAIARQLGPEHVYSLAGIGRVPQDLACQVRVGGYGGAEGLAAYLHEAGISLLVDATHPYAAQISRNAACAARMAGIPCWALHRPAWQAQPGDDWREVDDWAALMKALAPFERPLFTLGREPLQHLDEIPPRQFWTLRALDACPGNERCEVIGARGPFRIEDERGLFERRAIDVLVSKNSGSVATEPKLEVARERGVPVLILKRPLLPAVDRVFASAAELTAALANAAKMPEQAP; translated from the coding sequence ATGAGCCGGCGCATCCTGCTGCTCGGCGGCGTTACCGAAGCCCTGGCCATCGCCCGCCAGCTGGGCCCCGAGCACGTGTACAGCCTGGCCGGCATCGGCCGTGTGCCGCAGGACCTCGCCTGCCAGGTACGGGTCGGTGGCTACGGCGGCGCAGAAGGTCTGGCCGCCTACCTGCACGAGGCAGGCATCTCCTTGCTGGTTGACGCCACCCACCCCTATGCCGCGCAGATCAGCCGCAACGCCGCCTGCGCCGCACGCATGGCCGGCATTCCCTGCTGGGCCCTGCACCGTCCGGCCTGGCAGGCCCAGCCCGGTGACGACTGGCGGGAGGTGGACGACTGGGCCGCCCTGATGAAGGCACTCGCGCCGTTCGAACGGCCGCTGTTCACCCTTGGCCGCGAGCCACTGCAGCACCTCGATGAGATTCCGCCCCGGCAGTTCTGGACCCTGCGAGCACTGGATGCCTGCCCGGGCAACGAACGCTGCGAAGTGATCGGTGCGCGCGGCCCGTTTCGTATCGAAGACGAACGGGGGCTGTTCGAGCGACGCGCCATCGATGTGCTGGTGAGCAAGAACAGCGGCAGCGTGGCCACCGAGCCGAAGCTCGAGGTGGCACGCGAACGCGGCGTACCGGTGCTGATCCTCAAGCGCCCGCTGTTGCCGGCAGTGGACCGGGTGTTCGCCTCGGCGGCGGAGCTGACAGCGGCGTTGGCGAATGCGGCGAAGATGCCTGAACAGGCACCGTAA
- a CDS encoding DUF2946 domain-containing protein — protein sequence MSLPRYRSRHTARPERARTRGSWLSLFAMWMIFIGPLVSQSMPMEHHAGMNMPMDMSMPMSMAMADEHGADNHHGHGGDGQLHVMWEKCGYCSLLFNCPALPQTLSPLTAGAVAPSAHLPAPTLDGHARQAVFPGARSRAPPLSIVV from the coding sequence ATGAGCCTGCCGCGCTATCGCTCACGCCACACCGCACGCCCTGAACGCGCACGCACCAGGGGCAGCTGGCTGAGCCTGTTCGCCATGTGGATGATCTTCATCGGACCGCTGGTTTCCCAGTCGATGCCGATGGAGCACCACGCCGGCATGAACATGCCGATGGACATGAGCATGCCGATGAGCATGGCCATGGCCGACGAGCACGGGGCGGACAATCATCATGGTCACGGGGGTGATGGCCAACTGCATGTGATGTGGGAAAAGTGCGGCTATTGCAGCCTGCTGTTCAACTGCCCCGCATTGCCCCAGACCCTCAGCCCGCTCACCGCTGGCGCTGTCGCGCCCAGCGCCCACTTACCCGCGCCAACGCTTGACGGCCATGCCCGACAGGCAGTGTTCCCCGGCGCCCGCAGCCGCGCCCCGCCCCTTTCGATCGTCGTCTGA
- a CDS encoding DUF2946 domain-containing protein: protein MPPRRHIAWIACLAVLFNLLAMPLSSAAPKGPAEQLLWGAFCSSMAGKAKADVQALAKIDLGTQSDDHSNMQHCWCCSGGAPLLALPGYPPQLHNPPTLLAGHLLTLANYQPTPRQLWPALNPRASPLT, encoded by the coding sequence ATGCCCCCACGTCGGCACATAGCCTGGATAGCCTGCCTAGCAGTGCTGTTCAACCTGCTGGCCATGCCGCTGTCTTCTGCCGCGCCCAAGGGGCCGGCCGAACAGCTGCTGTGGGGGGCTTTCTGTTCCAGCATGGCCGGCAAGGCCAAGGCCGACGTCCAGGCCCTGGCCAAGATCGACCTGGGCACGCAAAGCGACGACCATTCCAACATGCAGCACTGCTGGTGCTGCTCCGGCGGCGCGCCGCTGCTGGCCTTGCCCGGTTATCCGCCACAACTGCACAACCCGCCCACGCTGCTGGCCGGGCACCTGCTAACGCTTGCCAACTACCAACCGACGCCGCGCCAGCTATGGCCTGCGCTCAATCCCCGTGCCTCTCCGCTGACCTGA